In Bacillus sp. FJAT-45037, the following are encoded in one genomic region:
- a CDS encoding CBO0543 family protein, translating into MMTDEQGKRLNEILDLQEMIVSMWLDYWKDFSYFDTGPFWVIVAMLVLPLVLIYFKIDRTKVFQIGFYGFNIHTWFTYSDAIASTTGHVYYPFQVVPVLPVNFALDASLVPVTFMLVYQWCINNNKNVFLYGVLTSAVFSFLLKPIMAAGDLIRLDHGMNYFYLFLNYLVILILAIVITRVFIYLKHHPNIHKNK; encoded by the coding sequence ATGATGACTGATGAACAAGGGAAGCGACTAAATGAGATATTAGATTTACAAGAGATGATTGTTTCCATGTGGTTGGACTATTGGAAGGACTTCTCTTATTTTGATACAGGTCCATTCTGGGTCATCGTTGCGATGTTAGTTTTGCCTCTTGTTTTAATTTACTTTAAAATCGATCGAACAAAGGTTTTTCAAATTGGATTTTATGGATTCAATATACACACTTGGTTTACTTATTCAGATGCCATTGCATCGACAACAGGTCACGTATATTATCCATTTCAGGTGGTACCAGTTTTGCCAGTTAACTTTGCCTTGGATGCTTCACTTGTCCCTGTCACCTTCATGTTGGTATATCAATGGTGTATAAATAACAATAAGAATGTATTCCTTTATGGTGTATTAACGAGTGCTGTTTTCTCTTTCTTACTTAAGCCAATTATGGCTGCAGGGGATTTAATCAGATTAGATCATGGTATGAATTATTTTTATCTCTTTCTCAATTATCTAGTCATCTTGATTTTGGCAATTGTAATAACCAGGGTCTTTATCTACTTAAAACACCATCCCAATATTCATAAGAATAAATAA
- a CDS encoding serine hydrolase domain-containing protein — translation MNNRDSKVFKSFICFLLLWILLGYNPPPTFSASEHIFSENKLENYLKENNNDIAGLAAIVIDEDEVIYKMEGYANIEEQILINENTVFEWASVSKILIWISVLQLIEKGELDLETDIKTYLPNDFRSKIKFEDSITMHHLMHHTAGFDDSFTDLMIHSPTNKNTLREVLEEADIKQIYPPGDVVAYSNYGSGLAAYIVEKISGLDYQEYIRKNIFEPLQMTKTAIDPEQDDNKWVKEQRGEVQGYSNARQLIEPNLYSIPMYPIGSAMGTASDLQKLLQVLLTEDGTPLFKDEKTIDIMFEPTLYYPETNIPRVANGLFYLPSKSHHVYGHSGNSKAFSSSFYVDRKERIGVLVLTNIKDESTFTSGIPEIIFGEYAHVENDVILETASQWNGIYEPARLPSSGFSKVYGLFLRGKTKHSGSNHLIMNGLHYSQLEPGIYKTENGPSLYSLDVYSKHPKMKNMLSNTYSDLLYVPYYKHLLEWGGMILGVLAILLSFIYVIVTSFKRIWNKKPLHTFLFSQHVLNLLMFMNVLWIGYKTVSMVSYATLKPFLTFNLIYLVIALVNSGFLSVKIKNQSLSKREKLVWIMTIVLTLILCVNILYWEFYY, via the coding sequence GTGAATAATCGCGATAGTAAGGTTTTTAAATCGTTCATTTGTTTTCTATTACTCTGGATTTTACTTGGATATAATCCTCCACCAACATTTTCTGCAAGTGAACATATCTTTTCAGAAAATAAATTAGAGAATTATCTAAAAGAAAATAACAATGATATCGCTGGTTTAGCAGCAATTGTGATAGACGAAGATGAAGTAATTTACAAAATGGAAGGTTATGCAAATATAGAAGAACAAATTTTAATTAATGAAAATACTGTTTTTGAATGGGCATCCGTTTCTAAAATTCTAATTTGGATTAGTGTTTTACAATTAATCGAAAAAGGAGAGCTTGATTTAGAAACTGATATTAAAACTTACTTGCCAAATGATTTCCGCTCCAAGATAAAATTTGAGGATTCAATCACGATGCATCACTTAATGCATCATACAGCGGGATTTGATGACAGTTTTACAGATTTAATGATTCATAGTCCAACCAACAAGAACACATTAAGAGAAGTACTCGAAGAAGCAGATATTAAGCAGATATATCCTCCTGGTGATGTTGTTGCTTATTCAAATTATGGAAGTGGCCTTGCTGCCTATATTGTTGAAAAAATCAGTGGTCTAGACTACCAGGAATACATACGGAAGAATATTTTTGAACCACTTCAAATGACAAAAACAGCAATAGATCCCGAACAAGACGATAACAAATGGGTGAAAGAACAGAGGGGAGAGGTGCAGGGATATTCGAATGCACGGCAATTAATTGAACCTAATTTATACTCGATTCCCATGTATCCGATAGGTAGTGCTATGGGAACAGCTTCAGATTTACAAAAGTTATTACAAGTGTTATTAACTGAAGATGGAACCCCTTTATTTAAAGATGAAAAAACGATTGATATCATGTTTGAACCAACATTATATTATCCGGAAACCAATATTCCCAGGGTCGCAAACGGTTTATTTTATTTACCATCGAAAAGTCATCATGTGTATGGTCACAGTGGGAATTCCAAAGCCTTTAGCTCCTCTTTTTATGTAGATAGAAAAGAACGTATCGGAGTTTTAGTGCTGACAAACATTAAAGATGAAAGTACTTTCACATCGGGGATACCTGAAATCATTTTTGGTGAGTATGCACATGTTGAAAATGACGTAATTTTGGAAACCGCATCTCAATGGAATGGTATTTATGAGCCGGCTCGGTTGCCCAGCTCTGGATTTAGTAAGGTGTACGGATTATTTTTAAGAGGTAAAACGAAACATAGTGGATCAAATCATTTAATTATGAACGGCTTACATTATTCACAGCTAGAACCAGGCATTTACAAAACAGAGAATGGTCCCAGTTTGTACAGTCTAGATGTTTATTCAAAACATCCGAAAATGAAAAACATGTTATCTAATACATATTCGGATTTACTTTACGTTCCTTATTATAAACATCTCCTAGAGTGGGGAGGAATGATTCTAGGAGTATTAGCTATACTGCTTTCTTTCATCTATGTTATCGTAACTTCTTTTAAAAGGATATGGAATAAAAAACCTCTGCACACGTTCCTTTTTAGTCAACATGTTTTAAATCTACTTATGTTTATGAACGTTCTTTGGATAGGTTATAAGACAGTATCAATGGTCAGTTATGCCACCCTCAAACCATTTTTAACTTTCAATCTTATATATCTAGTTATAGCTCTTGTTAATAGTGGATTTTTAAGTGTTAAGATAAAAAATCAAAGTTTAAGTAAACGTGAAAAACTGGTTTGGATTATGACAATTGTTTTGACATTAATTTTATGTGTAAACATTTTGTATTGGGAGTTTTATTATTAG
- a CDS encoding cupin domain-containing protein, which yields MKFPIEVTFLKHGHMMLYQLLKEMNNLHYEPNGNLYPYYAKLNHGNEYRTEQQMAADELFAAIKREASAIDLYHRLADAAPDYDHQENLLYALEGKQAYLDHFTNLYTYLLGTEPTYEVDSVSVDSYQDGLQKAYEMEVEAVNDYYRACLLPQHLEVHNSFLWALEGEQENAQRLSSLYEDIQNRIQDYGPEPLIIDIEEVTKENTNYRTTLWTGDHLQITLMSIEVGGDIGLETHPNLDQFIRLEEGHGFVQMGDVPDNLYIEQEVYDDYAIVIPAGKWHNLTNIGDTPIKLYSIYAPPEHPFGTIHETKEIAMAAEEDHQY from the coding sequence ATGAAGTTCCCAATTGAAGTTACGTTCTTAAAACATGGGCATATGATGCTTTATCAACTTTTAAAGGAGATGAACAATTTGCATTATGAACCGAACGGGAATTTATATCCTTATTATGCGAAATTAAACCATGGAAACGAATACAGAACAGAGCAACAAATGGCGGCCGATGAACTCTTTGCAGCTATTAAGAGAGAAGCCTCGGCGATTGACCTTTATCATCGATTAGCTGATGCTGCACCAGATTACGATCATCAAGAAAACCTTCTTTATGCGTTAGAAGGAAAGCAGGCTTATTTGGACCATTTTACGAACCTTTATACGTATCTTTTAGGAACAGAGCCTACCTATGAGGTTGATTCAGTCTCTGTGGATAGCTATCAAGATGGTTTGCAAAAAGCGTATGAGATGGAAGTTGAGGCTGTAAATGATTATTATAGAGCATGTTTACTTCCTCAGCATCTAGAGGTTCATAATAGCTTTCTTTGGGCTTTGGAGGGTGAACAAGAAAATGCACAACGACTAAGTTCATTATACGAAGATATCCAAAATCGAATACAAGACTACGGACCAGAACCGTTGATCATTGATATTGAAGAAGTGACAAAAGAAAACACCAATTACCGAACGACATTGTGGACGGGTGATCATTTGCAAATTACCTTGATGAGTATTGAGGTTGGGGGAGACATTGGCTTAGAAACGCATCCAAACCTTGATCAATTTATCCGGCTTGAAGAAGGACACGGATTTGTGCAAATGGGGGATGTGCCAGATAATTTATATATCGAACAAGAGGTCTACGATGACTATGCGATCGTGATTCCGGCTGGCAAGTGGCATAACTTAACGAACATAGGTGATACTCCAATCAAGCTGTATTCAATCTACGCGCCACCAGAGCATCCGTTTGGCACCATTCATGAGACGAAAGAAATCGCAATGGCTGCTGAAGAAGATCATCAGTACTAA
- a CDS encoding MBL fold metallo-hydrolase, translating into MLMKKDVEQRVVNGVQMVNGKMSFQRVKLNVHCFFVDGILIDTGAKSLERLFKPFFTRLDIDKVVITHFHEDHTGGAAFLQKERELPIFMDNTMLHSCITKANYPLYRQLFWGRRKPFRAEPIGETFQSRNASWQVIKTPGHAIDHLSFLNKQTGQLFTGDLYCQKKTKVVLREENVLVTIDSLKKTLTYDFDEVFCSHAGHLKNGRTAIKSKLDYLLDLQGMILKLYEEGNTPEDINAELFPKKYPITTLSSGEWDSIHIVRTIINEKDQVLSLSSGT; encoded by the coding sequence ATTTTAATGAAGAAAGATGTGGAGCAAAGGGTCGTCAATGGGGTACAAATGGTCAATGGAAAGATGTCATTTCAACGTGTGAAACTAAATGTCCATTGCTTTTTCGTGGATGGAATTCTCATTGACACAGGGGCAAAGTCACTCGAGCGATTATTTAAGCCCTTTTTTACGCGATTGGATATTGATAAAGTCGTCATCACACACTTCCATGAAGATCATACGGGTGGTGCGGCTTTTTTACAAAAAGAGCGTGAGTTACCCATTTTCATGGATAATACGATGCTTCACTCATGTATAACGAAGGCAAATTATCCACTCTATCGCCAATTGTTTTGGGGGAGACGTAAACCATTTCGCGCTGAACCGATCGGTGAAACATTTCAATCTCGAAATGCATCATGGCAAGTCATCAAAACGCCAGGACATGCGATAGATCACCTTTCCTTTTTAAATAAGCAAACAGGACAGCTTTTTACGGGGGATCTATATTGTCAAAAAAAGACAAAGGTGGTACTTAGAGAAGAAAATGTGCTAGTGACAATTGATTCCTTAAAGAAGACCTTAACCTATGATTTTGATGAGGTGTTTTGTAGTCATGCAGGCCACTTGAAGAATGGACGAACAGCAATAAAGAGTAAGCTAGATTATTTATTGGATCTACAAGGAATGATTTTGAAATTGTATGAGGAAGGGAACACTCCTGAAGACATTAATGCGGAATTGTTTCCAAAAAAATATCCGATCACCACACTTTCATCTGGAGAATGGGATTCAATCCATATTGTTCGAACGATTATTAATGAAAAGGATCAAGTACTTTCTTTATCATCAGGAACATAA
- a CDS encoding DNA alkylation repair protein has protein sequence MDNSYVQQLVDQFIEHKDAVYAEWSENYLRNQFTCLGIRTPIRKQLIKEHIKVHGLPERESLKEVIFSLWNLPAREYQHAALDILQHSKKSLTPEDMEWLSPLITSKSWWETVDTLAPNIFGYLFTEYPDLVNQYADQWINDDQMWLQRTAILFQLKYKEKTNEDRLFAYIQRRSESNEFFVQKAIGWSLREYAKSNPNRVKLFVSETSLKPLSQREALKHLNK, from the coding sequence ATGGACAATTCCTATGTGCAACAGCTTGTCGACCAATTCATCGAACATAAAGATGCAGTGTATGCCGAGTGGTCAGAAAACTACTTACGTAATCAATTTACATGTCTTGGTATTAGAACACCGATTCGCAAGCAATTAATAAAGGAACATATAAAGGTGCATGGTCTACCTGAAAGAGAATCATTAAAAGAGGTCATTTTCTCGCTTTGGAATCTCCCAGCACGAGAATATCAGCATGCTGCCTTAGATATCCTACAACATTCTAAAAAGAGTCTTACTCCAGAAGATATGGAGTGGCTATCACCTTTAATTACTTCGAAATCATGGTGGGAAACGGTTGATACGCTCGCTCCGAATATCTTTGGGTACTTGTTCACCGAATATCCAGATCTCGTCAATCAATATGCTGATCAATGGATTAACGATGATCAAATGTGGCTTCAAAGAACCGCCATTCTCTTTCAATTAAAATATAAAGAAAAAACAAATGAAGATCGTCTTTTTGCTTACATACAAAGAAGGTCCGAGAGCAATGAATTTTTTGTTCAGAAAGCAATTGGCTGGTCCTTACGTGAATATGCCAAATCCAATCCTAATCGTGTAAAACTATTCGTTTCAGAAACATCTTTAAAACCATTAAGCCAAAGAGAAGCACTAAAGCATTTAAATAAATGA
- a CDS encoding FecCD family ABC transporter permease gives MIHPSLIRKQRLILATLSALILGTIVIGAGIGPSSMPYDRILPTLLGQGEFKEEFILFSVRLPRIIVTLLAGMALALSGAILQGITRNDLADPGIIGINSGAGVGVAVFYLFFPVNDGSFVFLLPVVAFVSALLTAMAIYLFSYNRKTGLDPVRLVLTGVGFSMALSGVMILLISSVDPFKVDFIARWLAGNVWGADWPFIWAIFPWLVVLIPFTLYKANRLNIMGLGEPAAIGVGILIERERFVLLLTAVALASSAVSVTGGIAFIGLMAPHIAKALVGPRNQLFIPIALLLGGWLLVLADTVGRNLVEPNGIPTGIMVALIGAPYFMYLLMKK, from the coding sequence ATGATCCATCCAAGTCTTATTCGAAAACAACGACTGATCCTGGCGACCTTGTCTGCTCTTATTTTGGGAACGATCGTGATCGGTGCCGGAATCGGTCCGTCTTCTATGCCGTATGATCGCATTCTCCCTACCCTACTTGGTCAAGGAGAATTTAAAGAGGAATTTATTTTGTTTTCCGTTCGGTTGCCAAGGATCATCGTCACCTTGCTCGCTGGAATGGCACTTGCCCTATCTGGGGCGATCTTACAAGGAATCACGAGAAATGATTTAGCTGACCCTGGTATCATCGGGATCAACTCTGGTGCAGGTGTTGGGGTGGCAGTCTTTTATTTATTTTTCCCAGTAAATGATGGCAGCTTTGTTTTCTTACTACCAGTCGTAGCGTTTGTCTCAGCCCTACTCACAGCAATGGCAATTTATTTATTCTCATATAACCGCAAAACTGGGCTTGATCCTGTTCGTTTAGTCTTAACGGGGGTCGGATTTTCGATGGCGTTATCAGGTGTCATGATCTTGCTCATCTCATCGGTTGATCCATTTAAAGTCGACTTCATTGCGAGGTGGCTTGCAGGAAATGTATGGGGTGCCGACTGGCCGTTTATTTGGGCGATCTTCCCTTGGCTTGTTGTGTTAATCCCATTCACATTATATAAAGCAAACCGGCTGAACATCATGGGGCTAGGCGAACCTGCTGCTATTGGTGTTGGCATTCTAATCGAGCGTGAACGTTTTGTCCTTCTTCTAACTGCAGTCGCGCTTGCCTCATCTGCAGTTTCAGTGACAGGGGGAATTGCGTTCATCGGACTTATGGCTCCCCATATCGCAAAAGCACTTGTTGGACCTCGCAATCAACTCTTTATTCCAATAGCCCTCCTGCTTGGCGGATGGCTATTAGTATTAGCCGATACGGTTGGACGAAACTTAGTCGAGCCTAACGGGATTCCAACAGGGATAATGGTTGCCCTGATTGGTGCACCTTACTTTATGTATTTATTGATGAAGAAATAA
- a CDS encoding FecCD family ABC transporter permease, producing the protein MRSKLFLFLLATAGFIALFFGAMVFGAAEVTVREVWAALMTSATGDQLSMLREIRFPRAVAAIFVGAALAVSGAIIQGLTRNPLADPGLLGITAGANLALAITIAFIPTANYFGMMVACFIGAAVGTVMVLSIGAARKGGFSPFRIVLAGAAVTAFLTAIAEGIGIYFKISKDISMWTAGGLIGTSWSQLQIVIPFIIGGILVAIFLSKQLTILSLSEEVAVGLGQHTTKIKVMLFLIIIMLAGAAVALVGNIAFIGLMIPHIVRAVVGTDYRYVLPMSVIFGAGFMLLADLVARTISAPYETPVAAIVAIIGLPFFLFIVRKEGKAFV; encoded by the coding sequence ATGAGATCTAAACTATTCCTGTTTCTCCTTGCTACTGCGGGATTTATCGCACTCTTTTTTGGTGCGATGGTCTTTGGAGCGGCTGAAGTGACCGTGCGTGAAGTGTGGGCGGCGCTCATGACGAGTGCAACGGGAGATCAGCTGTCGATGCTGAGGGAGATTCGCTTTCCACGTGCAGTCGCTGCTATTTTTGTTGGGGCGGCACTTGCCGTATCTGGGGCGATCATTCAAGGATTGACACGAAATCCATTAGCTGATCCAGGACTTCTTGGCATTACAGCTGGCGCAAACCTCGCTCTAGCAATAACGATTGCCTTTATTCCTACCGCTAACTACTTTGGGATGATGGTTGCCTGTTTTATCGGAGCCGCGGTTGGAACGGTGATGGTGCTTAGTATTGGTGCGGCACGAAAAGGCGGATTCTCTCCTTTTCGAATTGTCTTAGCCGGCGCGGCTGTCACCGCCTTTTTAACAGCCATTGCTGAAGGGATCGGTATTTACTTTAAAATTTCAAAAGACATTTCCATGTGGACGGCTGGCGGATTGATCGGTACCTCTTGGAGCCAGCTTCAAATTGTCATCCCATTTATTATAGGGGGAATCTTAGTCGCAATCTTCTTATCGAAACAACTGACGATCCTCAGCTTAAGTGAAGAAGTGGCAGTGGGTCTTGGACAGCATACGACCAAAATTAAAGTGATGTTGTTTTTAATCATCATTATGCTCGCAGGGGCAGCGGTTGCTCTCGTTGGTAATATCGCGTTCATCGGCTTAATGATCCCCCACATCGTGCGTGCAGTCGTTGGGACGGATTACCGCTATGTGTTACCGATGTCTGTCATATTCGGTGCCGGATTTATGCTGCTAGCTGACCTAGTCGCCAGAACCATCAGTGCTCCCTATGAAACACCAGTTGCAGCGATAGTGGCGATTATCGGACTACCATTCTTCCTCTTTATAGTACGAAAAGAAGGGAAGGCATTTGTATGA